The DNA segment AGGATCATGGAATGGGAAATGTCTATCATCAGCACTGTGGAAGTAAGGGTCTTATAGTCTTTCTCTTCTACTTCCAGATCGCGTTCGGTAAGGGTGAAGTTGCCGATGCCATGATTGATCTGGGCATTGTGGATGGAAGCAGTCATGTCGATCTGGTCCAGACTATCGCCAAAGGTATATTCCCGTCTGTCGGCATTTTTTTCTTCCCCTATGCCCGAAATGTTGCTGTTGTGGTTTCCTTTACCGGCCTTTTTCAGCTTGCCAAAAATCTCTTCCAGAGCCGATTGCCGGATGGTCTGTTCTGTTTTGGCGGTAATGCTCAGGTCGCCATTAGCAGGATTTTCCTGTAAATAACCCTTTTCTTTCAGGTCATCTATAAAATCGCCCATACCATATTCATTATTGGTAAACTTATACTGCTTATCCAGCTCGTTCATCCAGGCAAGGGTTTCCCCTGCATCGCCCGCGGTATAGTTGAGCAATTGGGTAAAGAGTTTGAGCAATTCATCAAATCCGCCTTTGGGCAGATCATCAGGTTTAAAATCAGAAAATTGGAACCCTCTCATGTATTCAGTATAAACGAATTATCGAAGGTAAAAGTTTGTAGTGGCAGTAATGTTAAACGGTTGTAAAAATACCTGCCAGGATTATTTAGGACTGCCTTCGGCCATTGCACTTTCAGCCCTTTTAACAGCCAAACGTTCCCGCCATTTTGCATAAGGTGCTTTAAAGGCCATTTTTAGCACGCTGTCGAGCCCGCCTTTTACAGCCAGGTTAAACACACTTTGCGCTTTTCGGGTGATGGAAGCATC comes from the Pedobacter heparinus DSM 2366 genome and includes:
- a CDS encoding vWA domain-containing protein translates to MRGFQFSDFKPDDLPKGGFDELLKLFTQLLNYTAGDAGETLAWMNELDKQYKFTNNEYGMGDFIDDLKEKGYLQENPANGDLSITAKTEQTIRQSALEEIFGKLKKAGKGNHNSNISGIGEEKNADRREYTFGDSLDQIDMTASIHNAQINHGIGNFTLTERDLEVEEKDYKTLTSTVLMIDISHSMILYGEDRITPAKKVAMALAELIKTRYPKDTLDIVVFGNDAWPITVKDLPYLQVGPYHTNTFAGLELATDLLRRRKTHNKQIFMITDGKPTCLKENGRYYKNSMGLDRKVINKTLNMAAQCKRLGIPITTFMIAQDPYLQQFVREFTQINGGRAFYSSLNGLGEYIFEDYIKNRRKTVR